One genomic region from Rhizomicrobium palustre encodes:
- the ptsP gene encoding phosphoenolpyruvate--protein phosphotransferase produces the protein MALTIVAPCSGWVAPLEEVPDAVFAERILGDGVAIDPSEGRVCAPCDGEVIGLAKHAVTLRAENGAEIIIHVGLETVALKGEGFTPLTEQGAKVKAGDPLLAFDLDLLAQKAKSLITPIILANGEGFTLTSLMTGREIAAGEALFSVEPRVQATAQNAKGETATRRVIIASEHGLHARPAAVLAAAAKAFAGEVSITCQGRSANAKSAIAVMALGIRYLDEVLLRATGEHAEETLAKLAALLDQPHKEEKPSAPAIVASKRANAGSKIFGVTAAPGRVVGIAAPLGLAEIAVPEEGCGLATETAALQEALSGLRADIAQAAGRAKGAQREILAAHMELLSDLELHAAASALIAENKSAAFAWKAATRRFAKVFRSLQDPRLRERAADLLDLEHQMLARLIGVEVRTTYPPNAILIADEILPSHLSDASSIAGILSARGGPTSHVAILAAAMNIPALVGAGEEVLGIAEGSEILLDASGGFVDAAPDAATISQAKEDAALSAARASREKAEAQEITYTTDGARIEVFANLGKGAEEAASAVAFGAEGCGLLRTEFLFMERETPPSEDEQRAAYQAIAEALQHRPFILRTFDIGADKPVAYLSFPPEDNPQLGLRGIRAGLEWPQLLTTQLKAAASVTPFGCCRILLPMITALPELRAIRALLSQICADANLPIPPLGVMIETPSSALLADQLIAEADFLSIGTNDLTQYTLAIDRTHATLSKQLDALHPAVLRLIAKTAEAANAAGKIAAICGGLAADPAAVPVLIGLGVKELSMPAPAIPRVKALIRALHIETCRALAAEALACDSAEAVRALLQKEHLS, from the coding sequence ATGGCCCTCACGATTGTTGCACCTTGTTCGGGCTGGGTTGCGCCGCTGGAGGAAGTGCCCGATGCGGTCTTCGCCGAACGCATCTTGGGCGATGGTGTCGCGATTGACCCGAGTGAGGGCCGCGTTTGCGCGCCTTGTGATGGCGAGGTCATCGGGCTTGCCAAACACGCCGTCACACTTCGCGCGGAAAACGGCGCAGAGATCATCATTCATGTCGGCCTTGAAACCGTGGCGCTCAAAGGCGAGGGCTTCACACCGCTCACCGAACAGGGTGCCAAGGTGAAGGCAGGTGATCCGCTGCTCGCCTTCGATCTCGATCTTCTCGCGCAGAAAGCCAAAAGCCTGATCACGCCCATCATCCTTGCTAATGGCGAAGGCTTCACGCTCACATCTCTGATGACTGGCCGCGAAATCGCGGCAGGCGAAGCGCTCTTTTCCGTTGAACCCCGCGTGCAAGCTACCGCGCAAAACGCCAAAGGCGAAACCGCCACGCGCCGCGTGATCATCGCGTCTGAGCATGGTTTGCATGCCCGTCCCGCCGCGGTGCTGGCCGCAGCGGCGAAAGCTTTCGCAGGCGAGGTGTCCATCACCTGTCAGGGCCGCAGCGCCAATGCCAAAAGCGCCATCGCTGTGATGGCTTTGGGCATTCGCTACCTGGATGAGGTCCTTCTCAGAGCGACAGGCGAACACGCCGAAGAGACCCTCGCCAAACTCGCCGCGCTGCTCGATCAACCGCATAAAGAAGAAAAACCTTCCGCCCCCGCCATTGTTGCATCGAAGCGCGCCAATGCGGGCAGCAAGATATTTGGCGTCACCGCTGCGCCGGGGCGTGTTGTGGGCATCGCGGCCCCTTTGGGCCTCGCCGAAATCGCGGTGCCGGAAGAGGGCTGCGGACTCGCCACTGAAACAGCTGCCTTGCAGGAGGCGCTCTCTGGCTTGCGGGCCGACATCGCGCAGGCGGCAGGGCGCGCGAAGGGTGCGCAACGCGAAATCCTCGCGGCGCATATGGAATTATTGTCGGACCTCGAACTGCATGCGGCCGCCTCTGCCCTCATTGCAGAAAACAAAAGTGCCGCTTTCGCCTGGAAAGCCGCGACCCGCCGCTTTGCGAAGGTGTTTCGCAGTCTTCAGGACCCGCGTCTGCGCGAACGCGCCGCCGATCTTCTCGATCTCGAACATCAGATGCTCGCGCGGCTTATTGGGGTTGAGGTCCGCACCACCTATCCGCCCAATGCCATCCTGATCGCGGATGAAATCCTACCCTCGCATCTTTCTGACGCATCTTCCATCGCAGGTATTCTATCCGCGCGCGGCGGGCCGACCTCGCATGTCGCCATTCTCGCCGCCGCGATGAACATTCCGGCTTTGGTGGGCGCGGGCGAAGAAGTGCTTGGCATTGCCGAAGGCAGCGAAATCCTGCTCGATGCTTCGGGTGGCTTTGTCGATGCCGCGCCGGATGCCGCCACCATCTCACAGGCCAAAGAAGATGCCGCGCTTTCGGCGGCCCGCGCCTCCCGTGAAAAAGCCGAAGCACAGGAGATCACCTACACTACTGACGGTGCGCGCATCGAGGTCTTCGCCAATCTCGGCAAGGGTGCAGAAGAAGCCGCTTCGGCTGTCGCTTTCGGCGCCGAAGGCTGTGGCCTCTTGCGCACCGAATTTCTTTTCATGGAGCGCGAGACCCCACCCAGCGAAGACGAACAGCGCGCCGCCTATCAAGCCATTGCCGAGGCGCTGCAGCATCGCCCCTTCATCCTACGAACCTTCGATATCGGTGCAGATAAGCCGGTCGCTTATCTTTCCTTCCCGCCGGAGGATAATCCCCAGCTGGGCTTGCGCGGCATTCGTGCGGGGCTTGAGTGGCCGCAGCTTCTGACCACGCAATTGAAAGCCGCTGCCTCCGTCACGCCTTTTGGCTGCTGCCGCATTCTTCTGCCCATGATCACCGCGCTGCCGGAACTGCGCGCGATCCGTGCGCTGCTCAGCCAGATCTGTGCCGATGCCAATCTACCCATCCCGCCGCTGGGTGTGATGATCGAAACCCCGTCCTCGGCGCTCTTGGCTGATCAATTGATTGCGGAAGCCGATTTTCTCTCCATCGGCACCAATGATCTCACGCAATACACCCTCGCCATCGACCGCACCCATGCGACGCTTTCCAAACAGCTCGATGCGCTGCATCCCGCCGTGCTGCGCTTGATCGCCAAAACGGCGGAAGCCGCTAATGCGGCCGGAAAGATCGCAGCGATTTGTGGCGGACTAGCCGCTGATCCTGCTGCCGTGCCGGTGCTGATAGGGCTTGGCGTCAAAGAGCTTTCCATGCCCGCACCGGCCATTCCGCGGGTGAAGGCCTTGATCCGCGCCCTGCACATCGAAACCTGCCGCGCGCTCGCCGCCGAGGCACTTGCCTGCGACAGCGCCGAAGCCGTCCGCGCCCTCCTTCAAAAGGAGCACCTCTCGTGA
- a CDS encoding family 20 glycosylhydrolase yields the protein MASIFRTSAALAFLFLCLGANSEAMIPLAADIQKSDGTFALSRATAISCADAAGCAATKAYLSGLLQKTSLPDTGGEGAVMLRHVEGLAPEAYRLQITPKGVEIAATGEAGLFYGTITLWQLASENSTIPAQNITDAPRFSWRGVLLDSVRHFQTVDEVKRFIDAMAIHKLNVLQWHLTDDQGWRIEIKKYPLLTKIAAWRKNSREGRHGGFYTQDQVRDVVAYAAARHITVVPEIEMPGHASAALAAYPKLASIKHPSRKVSGDWGIFPNLYNVDDATFAFLEDVLSEVMTLFPSPYIHVGGDEAPKGQWDASPKIQAQMKALGVPNTKELQGYFTARIGKYLDAHGRRLIGWDEILEGGPPANAAITSWRTPESAIEAAEKGHDVVFSPAPQLYLDYCQIAREGEPTCRGVQSTLKDVYAFDPEPKGALAKHLIGMQANIWTEHLPTMNAVFYAGFPRLAAVAEIAWTPREKHNWPDFLSRLPDQMRRYQALGIRYSDAAFSVNVAAKPAQSGASVTLSNQSGYGVIHYTLDGSAPTPQSPLYSAPFDTKLPATITATTFAEGKPIAPPRSESLTAQSILRRNSYTLELCGNGIPLAQKGHSGAVVMVDVMNPCWFYKGIDLSSVRGFDIAVTHLPFNFQIGDDIKHIPLDAKAAPHGQLEIRLGDCKGEKLAVVPLKANTSHLSVKITPQKGAQDLCFVFARRKVDPVWAIDWVQPLVQE from the coding sequence ATGGCATCCATCTTCCGCACGTCTGCCGCTCTGGCCTTTCTTTTTCTCTGTTTGGGTGCAAATTCAGAGGCCATGATTCCGCTTGCGGCCGATATCCAAAAGAGCGACGGCACCTTCGCGCTCTCCCGCGCCACGGCGATAAGCTGCGCCGATGCGGCAGGTTGCGCCGCGACCAAGGCTTATCTTTCGGGACTTCTACAAAAGACCTCGCTGCCGGATACAGGCGGCGAGGGTGCAGTGATGCTGCGTCATGTCGAGGGTCTCGCGCCGGAAGCCTATCGCTTGCAAATTACGCCCAAAGGGGTGGAGATCGCCGCAACAGGTGAGGCGGGCCTTTTCTACGGCACGATTACGCTCTGGCAGCTCGCTTCCGAAAATTCCACCATCCCGGCGCAAAACATCACCGATGCGCCGCGGTTTTCCTGGCGCGGCGTGCTCTTGGATTCCGTGCGCCATTTTCAGACGGTGGACGAGGTCAAGCGCTTCATTGATGCGATGGCGATCCATAAGCTCAATGTGTTGCAATGGCATTTGACCGATGACCAGGGCTGGCGCATCGAGATCAAGAAATATCCGCTCCTCACCAAGATAGCCGCCTGGCGCAAGAACAGCCGCGAAGGCCGTCATGGTGGTTTCTATACCCAGGATCAGGTGCGTGACGTGGTTGCTTATGCTGCCGCGCGCCACATCACCGTGGTGCCGGAAATCGAGATGCCGGGCCATGCCTCTGCCGCCCTGGCGGCTTATCCGAAACTTGCGTCCATCAAGCATCCGTCGCGCAAGGTTTCCGGCGATTGGGGCATCTTCCCCAACCTTTATAATGTCGATGATGCGACCTTCGCATTCCTGGAAGACGTGCTTTCGGAAGTGATGACGCTTTTCCCGAGCCCTTATATTCATGTTGGCGGCGATGAAGCCCCCAAGGGCCAATGGGATGCTTCGCCCAAAATCCAAGCGCAGATGAAAGCCTTGGGCGTGCCGAATACGAAAGAACTGCAAGGCTATTTCACCGCCCGCATCGGCAAATATCTGGACGCGCATGGGCGGCGGCTGATCGGCTGGGACGAGATTCTGGAAGGCGGTCCGCCCGCCAATGCCGCGATCACCAGCTGGCGCACGCCCGAGAGTGCCATCGAAGCGGCCGAGAAAGGCCATGATGTGGTGTTCTCGCCCGCGCCGCAACTCTATCTCGACTACTGCCAGATCGCGCGCGAGGGAGAGCCGACTTGCCGCGGCGTGCAGTCGACATTGAAGGATGTCTATGCCTTCGATCCCGAGCCCAAAGGCGCGCTGGCAAAACATCTCATCGGCATGCAGGCCAATATCTGGACCGAGCATCTGCCGACGATGAATGCGGTGTTCTATGCCGGTTTCCCGCGCCTTGCCGCTGTTGCCGAAATCGCCTGGACGCCGCGCGAAAAGCATAATTGGCCGGATTTTCTTTCCCGCCTGCCGGATCAGATGCGCCGCTATCAGGCGCTCGGCATCCGCTATTCCGACGCCGCTTTTTCGGTGAATGTCGCGGCGAAGCCCGCGCAAAGTGGCGCCAGCGTGACGCTCTCCAACCAATCCGGCTACGGCGTGATCCATTACACGCTGGACGGTTCCGCACCCACACCGCAATCCCCCCTCTATAGCGCGCCTTTCGACACCAAGCTGCCCGCCACTATCACCGCGACGACCTTTGCAGAGGGCAAGCCCATTGCCCCGCCCCGGAGTGAGAGCCTCACTGCACAATCTATCCTGCGCCGTAATTCCTACACGCTGGAGCTTTGCGGTAACGGCATTCCTCTGGCGCAGAAGGGCCATAGCGGTGCGGTGGTGATGGTCGATGTGATGAACCCCTGCTGGTTTTATAAGGGGATCGATCTTTCGTCTGTGCGCGGCTTCGACATTGCCGTCACCCATCTGCCCTTCAATTTCCAGATCGGCGATGACATCAAGCATATCCCGCTCGATGCCAAAGCCGCACCCCATGGCCAGCTCGAAATCCGCTTAGGCGATTGCAAAGGCGAAAAGCTGGCAGTTGTGCCGCTGAAGGCCAATACCTCTCATCTTTCTGTGAAGATCACGCCGCAAAAAGGCGCGCAGGATCTTTGTTTTGTTTTCGCGCGGCGCAAGGTCGATCCCGTTTGGGCAATCGATTGGGTGCAGCCGCTGGTGCAGGAGTAA
- a CDS encoding tetratricopeptide repeat-containing sulfotransferase family protein yields the protein MTEAIFETALKLHGAGRLAQAEGQYRALLQRAPHHAPARHRLGLLLIQTGRLAEALKELQRAVGDTPQDAQLRQHFALLLHRLGHTAEAVREAEDAVALKPDFAAAWSTLGAALLAQNQPENALAALQRAVMLAPNDAEAWKTIGQTRLALDAYDAAREAFEQALRLAPRAITAQLGLCEALGSLGRQEEALTCAERALAVDPGYAPAHLARGTVLKQLGRFDMAAESFQRATELAPDTAAFHRALGETRRYGADDPRLQPLEALLGRELPATQKVELHFALFKAYDDLRRHDEAFAQLEAGNRLYRASLPYDEAVVFAFFDAMKRSFDADAVRDVSRNDSELAVFIVGMPRSGTSLVEQILASHPDIYGAGERQWIASLAREILPGYPAGVTAAAAQELGRRYEEKLRALSPHAKRITDKLPANFRHLGLIHRALPQARIIYLRRDPRDTCFSCYSKLFRSGLNFAYDLGELGRYYRRYEDLMAHWRHVLPPECLLEIEYETLVENFEAEARRLVAFCGLEFDPACLRFYETKRAVRTLSEFQVRRPLFSDSIGRWRAYEPFLAPLIAALS from the coding sequence ATGACCGAGGCGATATTCGAGACAGCCCTGAAGCTGCATGGCGCGGGACGCCTTGCCCAAGCTGAAGGGCAATACCGCGCTCTGTTGCAGCGCGCGCCACACCATGCCCCCGCGCGTCACCGGCTTGGGCTGCTGTTGATCCAGACGGGGCGCCTGGCCGAGGCACTGAAGGAATTGCAAAGGGCGGTTGGCGATACGCCGCAGGATGCGCAGCTGCGCCAACATTTTGCGCTCTTGCTGCACCGGCTCGGCCATACGGCAGAAGCGGTGCGCGAAGCCGAAGACGCGGTGGCGCTCAAACCCGATTTCGCTGCGGCTTGGAGCACGCTGGGTGCGGCGTTGCTCGCACAAAACCAGCCGGAGAATGCGCTTGCCGCCTTGCAGCGCGCCGTGATGCTGGCGCCGAACGATGCAGAGGCGTGGAAGACGATTGGGCAAACGCGACTGGCGTTGGACGCCTATGATGCGGCGCGAGAGGCATTCGAGCAGGCGCTGCGCCTTGCGCCGCGGGCGATTACCGCACAGCTTGGGCTGTGTGAAGCCTTGGGCAGCTTGGGCCGGCAGGAAGAAGCGCTGACCTGCGCCGAACGCGCTTTGGCGGTTGATCCCGGCTATGCCCCCGCGCATTTGGCGCGTGGCACGGTGCTGAAACAGCTTGGCCGGTTCGACATGGCCGCAGAGAGTTTTCAGCGCGCCACGGAACTGGCGCCCGATACTGCCGCCTTCCATCGCGCCTTGGGCGAGACGCGGCGCTATGGGGCCGATGATCCGCGCCTTCAGCCATTGGAAGCTCTTTTGGGGCGGGAGCTGCCCGCCACGCAAAAGGTGGAACTCCATTTCGCCCTGTTCAAAGCCTATGACGATCTTAGGCGGCACGACGAAGCCTTCGCGCAGCTGGAGGCCGGCAATCGCTTGTACCGGGCAAGCCTGCCCTATGACGAAGCGGTGGTGTTCGCGTTTTTCGATGCGATGAAGCGCAGCTTTGATGCGGATGCTGTTCGGGATGTGAGCCGCAACGATTCGGAGCTTGCGGTGTTTATCGTCGGCATGCCGCGCTCGGGCACCAGCCTGGTGGAACAGATTCTCGCCAGTCACCCCGACATATATGGCGCGGGCGAGCGGCAATGGATCGCCAGCTTGGCGCGCGAAATCCTGCCGGGGTATCCTGCCGGTGTGACGGCCGCGGCGGCGCAAGAGCTGGGGCGTCGCTATGAAGAAAAGCTGCGCGCGCTGTCTCCCCATGCGAAGCGGATCACCGACAAGCTGCCCGCCAATTTTCGCCATTTGGGGCTTATTCATAGAGCCCTGCCGCAGGCGCGCATCATTTATCTTCGCCGCGATCCGCGCGACACCTGCTTTTCCTGCTATTCCAAACTTTTCCGCAGCGGGCTGAACTTCGCTTACGACCTGGGCGAGCTTGGCCGCTATTACCGGCGCTATGAGGATTTGATGGCGCATTGGCGCCACGTGCTGCCGCCGGAATGCCTGCTTGAAATCGAATACGAGACCCTGGTCGAGAACTTCGAAGCCGAGGCGCGGCGGCTGGTAGCATTCTGCGGTCTTGAATTCGATCCTGCCTGCCTGCGCTTTTACGAGACCAAGCGCGCGGTGCGTACGCTTTCCGAATTCCAGGTGCGCCGCCCACTTTTCTCGGATTCTATCGGACGCTGGCGTGCTTACGAGCCCTTCCTTGCCCCGCTGATCGCGGCGCTGTCCTGA
- a CDS encoding TonB-dependent receptor, with the protein MKLRAVFAGSASVLALASLVAPALAQEAMETVVVTGMRASLQRAMDIKRDTTAIVDAVSAEDIGKFPDKNVADALQRVPGVNTVSAASGEGGFDENDRVSIRGTSPSLTQTLVNGHAVSTGDWFILDQYQDIGRSVSYSLFPAEIVSSVKVYKSQQADLVEGGVAGAVDIITRKPLDFDKTFTVEVSAEAAYTTLRGDTTPQFNGLLAWKNDTNSFGVMLQGFYEQRNIRRDGQEFLGYAKFDPTDAAAVSHPDLAGVYYPTLIGSAYFEQERIRQGGSFAAQFRPSNALEITFDAFYSHMGASNKNNNYMFWGSKEFGGATANVPSSYKVVNNTLVSASLPQMAGISPIVADFIMRPHSMSDAYYFNGDVTYNPTDDLTIKVKAGYTRGAGTTPEQAAWEGMTAPAPASYDFSSGVAAVSVTGLDLSKPGTLTNDWAWGAVSKAYDREYYFEFDAEQKLDAGPIQSVKAGFRYADHHHKSDIWDGGVSYGPGPGYTGDAVSTSNYPSDFADAFKIAGMLTNVPQGDVAKIVDVLSTQKSWRSYTQSAADINGRASRYMWSGATDVGEQDVAGYVMANLGGDRWKGNIGVRIVNTQETIYQPVNGTAAVGSTCPVTGDIYSDFGCYHLNKIDKEYWDVLPSANISINVTEDQVLRFAAAETMARPDYSALGGAVNLTDLTHVGSGGNPNLKPVKSANYDVSWEWYYGPQSMISVSVFYMDLSSYVTKGITKGTYLDMLKTGQGAPVYSVYDITAPFNTSGHDEGYEIAWTQPIWGGFGIIANYAYTSGAETGGGSLVGNTKNTVNASAYFENEWLSARLAYGYVSSSLVGMDRSAAEYQNAYGKLDASVNVTVTDNLTLTFNGLNLTNQTLKYYANNATMPRALYSNGSQLYAGVRFKY; encoded by the coding sequence ATGAAGTTACGGGCAGTATTTGCGGGTTCGGCGAGCGTTCTGGCGCTTGCGAGCCTTGTGGCTCCGGCGCTTGCCCAGGAAGCCATGGAAACCGTGGTTGTAACCGGCATGCGCGCCTCGCTGCAGCGCGCCATGGACATCAAGCGGGATACCACCGCCATTGTGGATGCGGTTTCAGCCGAAGATATCGGCAAATTCCCCGATAAGAACGTCGCCGATGCTTTGCAGCGCGTGCCGGGCGTGAACACGGTATCTGCGGCCTCGGGCGAGGGCGGTTTTGACGAAAATGACCGCGTTTCGATTCGCGGCACCAGCCCCAGCCTCACCCAGACCTTGGTGAACGGCCATGCGGTCTCCACCGGCGACTGGTTCATTCTTGATCAGTATCAGGATATCGGCCGCTCGGTGTCTTATTCGCTCTTCCCGGCGGAAATCGTCTCCAGCGTGAAGGTCTATAAGAGTCAGCAGGCCGATCTGGTGGAAGGTGGTGTCGCTGGCGCGGTGGACATCATCACCCGCAAGCCGCTCGATTTCGATAAGACCTTCACTGTGGAAGTCAGTGCGGAAGCCGCCTACACCACGCTGCGCGGCGATACCACGCCGCAATTCAACGGCCTGCTTGCCTGGAAGAACGATACCAATTCTTTCGGCGTAATGCTGCAGGGTTTCTATGAACAGCGCAACATCCGCCGCGACGGTCAGGAATTCCTTGGCTATGCGAAATTCGATCCTACAGATGCGGCGGCGGTGAGCCATCCCGATCTCGCCGGTGTTTATTATCCCACCTTGATCGGTTCGGCTTATTTCGAACAGGAACGCATCCGCCAGGGCGGCTCCTTCGCAGCACAGTTCCGCCCCAGCAATGCCCTCGAAATCACCTTCGACGCCTTCTATTCCCATATGGGCGCGTCGAATAAGAACAACAACTACATGTTCTGGGGCTCCAAAGAGTTTGGCGGCGCCACCGCCAATGTGCCTAGCAGCTATAAGGTCGTGAACAACACGCTGGTCTCCGCCAGCCTGCCGCAAATGGCTGGCATCTCGCCCATCGTGGCGGACTTCATCATGCGCCCGCATTCGATGAGCGATGCCTATTACTTCAATGGCGACGTCACCTATAACCCGACCGATGATCTCACCATCAAGGTGAAGGCGGGCTACACCCGTGGTGCTGGCACCACACCGGAGCAAGCAGCCTGGGAAGGCATGACGGCACCCGCGCCGGCCTCTTATGACTTCTCCAGCGGTGTTGCGGCGGTGTCGGTGACGGGGCTTGATCTTTCCAAGCCTGGCACGCTCACTAATGACTGGGCCTGGGGCGCGGTCTCCAAAGCCTATGACCGCGAGTATTATTTCGAGTTCGATGCCGAGCAGAAGCTGGATGCAGGTCCGATCCAATCGGTGAAGGCGGGTTTCCGCTATGCTGACCATCACCACAAATCCGATATCTGGGATGGCGGCGTCTCTTACGGACCTGGCCCGGGCTACACCGGCGATGCGGTCTCGACCAGCAATTACCCCTCGGATTTCGCCGATGCCTTCAAGATCGCCGGCATGCTGACCAATGTGCCGCAAGGCGATGTTGCCAAGATCGTGGATGTGCTGAGCACGCAGAAAAGCTGGCGCAGCTATACACAATCGGCCGCCGACATTAACGGCCGCGCCTCGCGCTATATGTGGTCGGGTGCCACCGATGTGGGCGAGCAGGACGTGGCTGGCTACGTGATGGCCAATCTCGGCGGCGATCGCTGGAAGGGCAATATCGGCGTGCGCATCGTCAATACGCAGGAGACGATCTATCAGCCGGTCAATGGCACGGCGGCGGTGGGCTCTACCTGCCCTGTGACCGGCGATATCTACAGCGATTTCGGCTGTTACCACCTCAACAAGATCGATAAGGAATATTGGGACGTTCTGCCCAGCGCCAATATTTCGATCAATGTCACTGAGGATCAGGTGCTGCGTTTCGCAGCGGCTGAAACCATGGCGCGGCCCGATTATTCCGCGCTTGGCGGGGCGGTCAATCTCACCGATCTCACCCATGTAGGTTCGGGCGGTAATCCCAATCTGAAGCCCGTCAAGTCGGCCAATTACGATGTTTCGTGGGAATGGTATTACGGCCCGCAATCGATGATCTCGGTCAGCGTCTTCTATATGGACCTGTCGTCTTATGTGACCAAGGGCATCACCAAGGGCACTTATCTCGACATGTTGAAGACGGGCCAGGGCGCGCCAGTCTACTCGGTCTATGACATCACCGCGCCGTTCAACACTTCGGGTCATGACGAAGGCTATGAAATCGCCTGGACCCAGCCGATCTGGGGCGGCTTCGGCATCATCGCCAATTATGCCTATACCAGCGGTGCGGAGACGGGCGGCGGTTCTTTGGTCGGCAACACCAAAAACACCGTCAACGCCTCGGCCTATTTCGAAAACGAATGGCTCTCGGCGCGCCTCGCTTACGGCTATGTTTCATCCTCGCTGGTGGGCATGGATCGCTCGGCGGCGGAATATCAGAACGCCTATGGCAAGCTTGATGCCTCAGTGAACGTCACGGTGACCGATAACCTCACCTTGACCTTCAACGGCCTCAACCTCACCAACCAGACGCTGAAATACTACGCCAACAACGCCACGATGCCGCGCGCGCTCTATTCCAACGGCAGCCAGCTCTATGCCGGTGTGCGCTTCAAATATTGA
- a CDS encoding UTRA domain-containing protein: MPSLSAIIGRLNEEQNLPLYQQLQRGLRRAIEMKLLNPEDALPPERDLAEEFNVSRITVRKALDGLVSEGLLMRRQGSGTFVASRVEKSFSKLSSFTEDMTSRGKTPRSVWLRKSQGVVSPEEAMSTGFAPGTPVYRFNRLRYADDTPMALEFCTVPAFALPSLEAVQSSLYDALEKAGNRPRRALQRLRAVLLTAPQTELLHGKEGDAGLLVERRGFLQDGRTVEFSQSYYCGDTYDFVAELTTSE, encoded by the coding sequence GTGCCGTCTCTTTCGGCGATCATCGGGCGCCTCAATGAGGAGCAAAACCTGCCGCTCTATCAGCAACTTCAGCGAGGGCTTCGGCGTGCCATCGAGATGAAATTGCTCAATCCGGAAGACGCGCTGCCGCCGGAACGCGATCTCGCTGAGGAGTTCAATGTCTCGCGCATCACCGTGCGCAAGGCACTCGATGGCCTCGTCAGCGAAGGGCTTTTGATGCGCCGCCAAGGCTCAGGCACCTTCGTCGCGAGCCGGGTGGAGAAGAGTTTTTCCAAGCTTTCGAGCTTCACCGAAGATATGACCTCACGCGGTAAGACGCCGCGTTCGGTGTGGCTGAGGAAATCCCAAGGCGTGGTCTCGCCGGAAGAAGCCATGTCCACCGGCTTTGCGCCGGGTACGCCGGTCTATCGCTTCAATCGCTTGCGCTATGCCGACGACACGCCGATGGCGCTGGAATTTTGCACCGTGCCGGCCTTTGCGCTGCCGTCGTTAGAGGCGGTGCAGTCGTCACTCTATGACGCGCTGGAAAAGGCTGGAAATCGGCCGCGGCGCGCCTTGCAGCGTTTGCGCGCCGTGCTGCTCACGGCGCCTCAGACCGAGCTTCTGCATGGAAAAGAAGGCGATGCCGGGCTTCTGGTGGAACGCCGCGGCTTTCTGCAGGACGGGCGCACGGTCGAATTCTCGCAATCCTATTATTGCGGCGACACCTATGACTTCGTCGCCGAACTGACCACTTCGGAGTAA